The following are encoded together in the Pectobacterium wasabiae CFBP 3304 genome:
- the tyrP gene encoding tyrosine transporter TyrP has product MKNRTLGSIFIVAGTTIGAGMLAMPLATAGVGFGTTLMILIGLWALMCYSALLLVEVYQHQPSHTGLGTLAKIYLGRWGQWITGFSMLFLMYALTAAYISGAGELLASSISQWSGYSLPLSAGILIFTLVAGGVVCIGTSSVDLFNRILFSGKVLMLVIMLAVMVPHIQRVNLLTLPLQQGLTLSALPVILTSFGFHGSIPSIVHYMGGDSRKLRRIFLIGSVIPLIAYIFWQLVMLGSLSSSTFNAILANQAGLNGLMQAIRTLVASPHVELAVHLFADLALATSFLGVALGLFDYLADLFKRKNSVTGRAQTGLLTFIPPLVFALFYPQGFVMALGYAAIALAVLALLIPALLSWQVRKQHPEIRATRGGAPVLVLIFASGVGIILIQVAMVTGWLPSIN; this is encoded by the coding sequence GTATTTTTATCGTTGCAGGTACCACCATTGGAGCAGGAATGTTGGCGATGCCGTTGGCAACGGCTGGCGTCGGGTTTGGTACGACATTGATGATCTTGATCGGTCTGTGGGCACTGATGTGCTACAGCGCCTTGTTGCTGGTTGAAGTGTATCAACATCAGCCATCGCATACTGGGTTAGGCACGTTGGCAAAAATCTACCTCGGCCGTTGGGGGCAGTGGATTACCGGTTTCAGCATGCTATTTCTGATGTATGCACTAACGGCGGCCTATATCAGCGGCGCGGGCGAACTGCTCGCCAGCAGCATCAGCCAGTGGAGTGGCTACTCACTTCCTCTGTCGGCAGGCATTCTGATCTTCACGCTGGTTGCAGGCGGGGTCGTCTGCATCGGCACGTCGTCAGTCGACTTGTTTAACCGTATCCTGTTTAGCGGCAAAGTGCTGATGCTCGTCATCATGTTAGCCGTGATGGTTCCACACATTCAGCGCGTCAATCTCTTAACGCTGCCGCTGCAACAGGGTCTGACGCTCTCGGCATTACCTGTCATTCTGACCTCATTCGGCTTTCACGGCAGCATCCCCAGCATTGTCCACTACATGGGGGGAGACAGCCGTAAGCTACGTCGGATATTTCTTATCGGTAGCGTGATACCGCTGATTGCCTATATTTTTTGGCAGCTCGTCATGTTGGGTAGCCTCAGCTCTTCAACATTTAATGCTATTTTGGCCAATCAGGCGGGATTGAATGGGTTGATGCAGGCGATTCGCACGTTGGTTGCTTCACCGCATGTTGAGCTTGCCGTCCACCTGTTTGCCGATCTGGCGCTGGCGACCTCTTTCCTCGGCGTGGCGCTAGGATTATTCGATTATTTAGCCGATCTATTTAAGCGTAAAAATAGCGTCACAGGGCGTGCGCAGACGGGGTTGCTGACTTTTATCCCGCCGCTGGTGTTCGCACTCTTTTATCCGCAAGGGTTTGTGATGGCGCTAGGCTATGCGGCAATTGCACTGGCCGTATTGGCATTACTCATTCCCGCGTTGCTGAGCTGGCAGGTTCGTAAACAGCATCCTGAAATACGTGCGACTCGTGGTGGTGCGCCCGTCTTGGTGCTGATCTTCGCCAGCGGCGTGGGAATTATTCTGATCCAGGTGGCGATGGTTACGGGCTGGTTGCCGTCAATCAATTAG
- a CDS encoding YfaZ family outer membrane protein, whose product MKKFVIACAGSLLLASASVHAISLSGEAGRDYAGASAGFGLGMPGLAGNVGYSHGDNSNDVYSFGLGYTIPVGQLKLTLGGKALYLNQDHGDDGYGVALGGGVQWPLSRQFSLYGEGYYAPDSFSSHVDHYVEGKAGVRWQVFAPLSVDVGYRYINMARENGPDNKLADSAYIGVGLNF is encoded by the coding sequence ATGAAAAAGTTTGTGATTGCCTGTGCGGGAAGCCTGTTACTTGCAAGTGCTTCTGTACATGCCATTAGCCTTTCCGGGGAAGCTGGCCGTGATTACGCAGGTGCTAGCGCAGGCTTCGGTCTGGGCATGCCAGGGCTTGCGGGTAATGTGGGCTATTCCCACGGTGACAACAGCAACGATGTATACAGCTTTGGTTTGGGCTACACCATCCCTGTTGGTCAACTTAAGCTGACTCTGGGTGGTAAAGCGTTGTACCTGAATCAGGATCACGGCGATGATGGTTATGGTGTTGCACTGGGCGGTGGCGTGCAGTGGCCGCTGAGCCGTCAGTTCTCACTGTATGGTGAAGGTTACTATGCGCCGGATTCGTTCTCCAGCCACGTTGACCACTATGTTGAAGGGAAGGCGGGCGTTCGTTGGCAGGTGTTTGCACCGCTGAGCGTCGATGTCGGTTACCGTTACATCAATATGGCGCGTGAAAACGGCCCAGATAACAAGTTGGCTGATTCTGCCTATATCGGCGTTGGTCTGAACTTCTAA
- the menE gene encoding o-succinylbenzoate--CoA ligase encodes MAILTDWPWRHWASQTPQSAALIEDETRWSWQTLARRVDYLAEHFTQQGVTAESTVVLRGKNSVPMLCCYLALLQCGVRVLPLNPQLPDTLAEVLLPALDVAYGLCLTDKPWPNAVRALSLPSDSSSSGNTEATHYTNRLRWQADRLATLTLTSGSSGMPKAVAHTFAAHLSSAEGVVQMMAFSACDSWLLSLPLFHVSGQGIVWRWLATGATMVVRAHQPLEVALRDCTHASLVPTQLWRLLSEETLPTALKAVLLGGATIPQTLTQQAEARGVSCWCGYGLTELASTVCAKRADGRSGVGMPLQKREVRLVNEEIQLRGSTLGAGYWRDGKLIPLVDDDGWFHTRDRGLFAEGEWHILGRLDNQFFSGGEGVQPENIEAVLLMHPDVQQACVVPVEDVEFGHRPVAVLGVAQTSTLDAVRDWLQPQLAGFQRPVAYYALPAELKNGGIKLSRQQVKSWVNAVHHQHKR; translated from the coding sequence ATGGCAATCCTGACTGACTGGCCTTGGCGGCATTGGGCTAGCCAGACGCCCCAGTCCGCCGCGCTGATTGAGGATGAAACCCGCTGGAGTTGGCAGACGCTCGCCCGGCGGGTGGATTATTTGGCAGAGCATTTCACACAGCAGGGCGTGACTGCCGAAAGCACGGTAGTGCTACGCGGGAAAAATAGTGTACCGATGCTGTGCTGCTATCTTGCGCTGTTACAGTGCGGCGTGCGCGTACTCCCGCTGAATCCACAGTTACCCGATACGTTAGCTGAAGTGTTGTTACCCGCGCTGGATGTGGCGTATGGTCTGTGTCTGACTGATAAACCGTGGCCGAATGCTGTGCGTGCGCTTTCTTTACCATCAGATTCCTCGTCATCGGGTAATACCGAAGCAACCCACTACACCAATCGATTACGCTGGCAGGCCGATCGACTAGCGACGTTGACGCTGACATCCGGTTCCAGCGGTATGCCGAAAGCAGTGGCGCATACGTTTGCTGCCCATCTCTCCAGTGCGGAAGGCGTGGTTCAAATGATGGCATTTTCCGCCTGCGACAGTTGGCTGCTGTCACTTCCCCTTTTCCACGTGTCCGGGCAAGGTATCGTTTGGCGCTGGCTTGCCACGGGTGCCACGATGGTCGTTCGCGCACATCAGCCTCTGGAGGTCGCACTGCGTGATTGTACCCACGCTTCTCTGGTGCCGACCCAACTGTGGCGACTGCTGTCGGAGGAGACATTGCCTACGGCACTGAAAGCTGTGTTGCTCGGTGGGGCGACGATCCCGCAGACGTTGACGCAGCAGGCAGAAGCACGAGGTGTGAGCTGCTGGTGTGGCTATGGTCTGACGGAATTGGCGTCCACGGTCTGTGCTAAACGTGCCGATGGGCGTTCGGGCGTCGGAATGCCGCTGCAAAAACGAGAGGTTCGGTTGGTCAATGAAGAAATCCAACTGCGTGGCAGCACGCTGGGCGCTGGCTATTGGCGTGACGGAAAACTGATTCCGCTAGTCGATGATGATGGCTGGTTCCACACGCGCGATCGCGGGCTATTTGCCGAGGGAGAATGGCACATTTTGGGGCGTCTGGATAATCAATTTTTCAGCGGTGGGGAAGGGGTTCAGCCGGAGAATATCGAAGCCGTGCTGTTGATGCACCCCGATGTTCAACAGGCATGTGTTGTGCCCGTTGAGGATGTGGAGTTTGGCCATCGTCCCGTTGCGGTATTAGGGGTGGCTCAGACCTCGACGCTGGATGCAGTGCGCGACTGGCTACAGCCGCAGCTTGCCGGCTTTCAGCGACCGGTTGCGTATTATGCGCTGCCTGCCGAGCTGAAAAATGGTGGAATTAAGCTTTCTCGCCAGCAGGTGAAAAGCTGGGTCAATGCTGTACACCATCAGCATAAACGGTAG